Sequence from the Verrucomicrobiota bacterium genome:
TAACCGAACCCGTGCGCCAATGGGTACCCCCTGGCCATTAAGCACCGTCCCACTAATGGTTCCGGAGCGCAGTGCGCGAATATCTGCCTGAACAGTTTGCCCATCGAAATTAATGCTGGCGGTGGAAAATCCCCACCCAACCGGGCTGAACCGATCCGCTTCACCATTCAAATAAGGATCGGTGGCGCCTGTGAAAATTCCAAAAGCGTCGCCAATGGCCGCCATGATTTCCTCCTCACTGCCGCCGTTTTTCAACTTATCCATGATGCCAGAGACATCCGTTTCAGCCACCGGTGGAGATGGAGCACTAACCGTATAGTTCCCCAATCCCATGTTCTCAAACTTGTAAAATCCCCGATTGTCCGCATTCACCCATAAAAAGCCACCATCCACCGGCAGTGATACTTTGGTGTTAGGGATGGGATTTCCACCGGTATCCAATACCCGGCCTACAATCTGACCCGCCGCCCGCAAGCGTATCACCACAAAATTATCCAGGCCAGCCACGACATTGACTGCCGCGCTACCCAAGCGCGGAAAATCAATAGGCGGCACCGCATTGGTATTGCGTTCCACCCCGGCGCTAATGGAACGCATCCCCGTAGGCACACCAGTCAAGGTGAACCGACCGGCACCATCCGTCCGTACCAGCACCTCCCCACCACCCACCACCGCGTTGGACACCGCTACTCCGGTACTGCTTTCCACCCGGCCAATCACCCGCGCGGTACTCTGAAGGGCAACGGTAACCTGCACCAGTGTATCCGGTGTGGTAGACACATCATGGCGTTCCCCACGCCGCCGGCCATCCAACGAGAGCGCGACGATATCATGCAATCCGGCGGGAAAATTGGTGGCACTCCAATAACCATCATTATCAGCCTTTACCATCGCCACCACATTGCCAAAACCACGATCACCATAGCGGCCAATCATCACCGTCGCCCTTGGATGGGGAGTGACGTTGTCCGCCTCCACCACACGTCCCCTGGCGGCAGCGAATTGAATCACATTCGTACTCAGGGTCACCACCAGATTAGTGGTTTGTCCCGCTATTTGCAGCAGACCCACCACCGTTCGTTGCTGGCCGGAAGGTGCCATTGCCTGAAGGGAAAAATTACCCAGCGGAACCCCATAAAAGGCAAAGCGGCCTTCGTCATCGCTGAAAACCCCACGCCCCAACTCACGCGAATCAGGATCCGGGAACAGATTCATCGCCACTTGGGAAACCGGCGTGGCTCCATCCGCCGCCAGCACCTGTCCGACCACCGTGCCACGACCACGGAACCGCAAAGCGACCGGAACTTCGGTGCCTTGCCGCGGCGAGCCTTGCAAAACCATGTCGCGTAACAGGGCGCGATCCAATCCCTCCGCTTTGGCAATCGCTTCCGGCATGGCACCTGCGGCAAATGCGCCCAACAGGGTGTTTTGATAGGCGGGAGAACTCGCCAGATCTAATAATTTACTGCGGGTAATACCGTCGGCCGTGGCGGCTTGCATGACGAGATCCGACGCCTCGGTGGTCAACCCGGAAGTGTCAGTCGCCGCAATGGTGTACGGGATGTTCGCCAAAACGAAATCCACATCAAACAAACCGTTGGCATCCGTGTTCATCTGGCAAACCCGAACCGGATATGGGCTGCAGCCTCCAAAGGGATCAGCGAGTCCATCAATCATGGTCAGGGTTACCGGTATGCCCGCCGCAATCGAACCGTCCGCACGAACCACACGCCCGCGCAACGCCACCCCTTCGGCCAAGGTGGCCCGCACCGGGAGCGTAGCCACTGGCAAGGTATTACCACGTATATCCGTGATTCCACTCAAAGACATGGAACGTGCGCGCAACGTGCCCACCGGCAGCCGCATATTCAATAACGCCACACGTCCACCAGGCTGAATTTGGACCGAGTTTGCGGTGTTTCCATTGTCCAATTGGTACGCCGACGGACTATTAATCCCTTCCTGGCTCATGGGTTTGGAGAACAACACCGCCAGCACCGTGCCGTAATTGGCCGCAGGCGCATCAATGCAGCGAAAATTCTCCGGCGGTCGGCCCACGGATACAGTAGCATCCTGTACCACCCCCAGAAATTGTGGGGGCGATTCAGTGACCGTAGTAGTTACTGCCGTCAGCAACCCATCCACTTGGCCATCGCCGTTGGTATCCATTTGCAAAGTGCCGGTGGAATTGGTGACCGCGAACCAGCAAGTGAACCCGGCGGCAACATCCGTCAGGGACCATTGAAATTGACGGCCCGTCCCGTTCGTATTCAACAGCCACACACCCAAGGTGGCTTGCGCTGCACCATTGGTAAAGCACCATTGAAATGCCGTTTCATTGGTGGCTGGCCCAACTAAAACCATGCCGCGCGCTCCTCCGTAACCTGCCGCCATCGGTACATCGCTTCGGGAAACATTGGCAGCGGAACCGCCTGCCAGCAGAGTGAACGTCGCATTCGTCACATTGACCGCTCCAAAATGCCAGGCTTCGCCACGGCCAGCCAAGTCGGCACCACGCTCCGCCAAACGTGCCGTGGCATCCAAGGCATCCGCCAACTCCATGGCATGTATCACCGCTTGGCGAAACTCACGCCCGGCATCCGTTTCCCGTAAGATTTGATCAAAGCCGTCGTTAGCATTACGCCCCCCCTGCCAATCCATCCAAATATCCGCCAGTACACGATTAGTCGTATCACCATATTGCAAACGCTGCCCTGCCTCAGCGAGTTCCAAGACCCGCCGGGTAATTAACCCGCGTGAGACGGCCTTGACACCCGGCGGCAACGTCGGCGCAGTGGCAATACTCAACGCCTGGCCCAACATGCGATTGGCCGCATAGACCAAATCCTGCGGCAGACTTTTCACATAATCCGGCATTCCAATCGTGTCGGGAGACAACGCCACCCCGCGCTCATCAATGCCCATGCGCAGGCGGAAACGCCCCGTAACCGCATCATCACCCGTGGTCAGGTTGGAAAAGGACACCGCCCCAGTGCGTTGCGCCCGAATGCGAAACCGCGCTGTGGCGGTTTGCCCCGGCAAAATGGTCCCCAATTGGACGGTGCTATCACTTTCCAACACCCCGCCACTGATACTGCCAGCGGCCAGCGTGACGCTCACCATATTGGCGGCAGCAAGCGACGTATTCAACAGGGTCACATAAGCATCATACGGTTCCCCTGCCCTGACCGTCCTAGGATGTGAGAACGCTATGGAAAAGGTCGCGTTACGCACCAGCACCGAGCCGGCGGCACTACCCTTGATCTTGACGACGCCGGAGGCCAGCCCGTAGAGATCAGCGGTGAGATTTACATTCATCACATGCAAGCCTTCCTGCAAGCCTTCCACCAGAAATTCGGCCTGCCCAGACTCACCGGGCTGCAACCGGGTAATATCATCCGCCGTACCGAACAGCCCATCCGGGCCAGGACGCACTACCGCTTGAGTGCTTTGAATAATCTGACCGGAACCGACTCGCGCGAACCTTAGCGGATCATCCCCGGGCTGATTGTAGTTGGTGCTGGCGATCTGATCCGGACCAGGCGGTAGAATCATTTGTGCCTGAACATTATTCACACTCAACCCGGAATCAGCAGGTGCGGCATTTTCCGTAAAAATCTGCACGCTGAAAAATTGATGTAAAAAACCGATTTTTCCAGGGATCACCATCAGGGCCGGAATCGGAGGGATTTTCAGCCGAAGATCAATCTCTCCCTCATCCACCCGTTGGAAATTAATCCCTTGAATATCAATATTAAGTTGGGCACCTTGCAATTCTGGCGGCAATTCCACTGAGGCGGCAATGTCTTGGTTGATCATCTGGGCCTGGGCCAGTTTGGCATCAATTTCGGCTTGCGGAATGATCTCGGTGGATTCCTTAAATGAAGGGGCCACCACGGGAAACTTCACCGGAATGGTTTTGCCATCCAGCACAAAGCCAACTTCAAATTCCACTGCGCGAAAATTCTGTTCATCTATGGCAATGCCCTTTTCCTGAATTTCCGCATACGTCAAAGGCCGGGAAGTCACCCGGGAAATCAGCACTTCATCGAACACCCGGACCGGTACGCTGCTGGGGACGCCTTCCAGCCGGATTGCCCCAGTGGCCGAATCCACCAGCCGGATGTTATCCAATTGGTAGTCGCCCGCCAAATTCAGAGGCGGCAGCATCAACGTGGCATTGGGTGCCCCCACCAAACGGCGTGCCTCAAAGGCGGGACCACGCAACGTGGCTTCCACGTAAGCCCCAGTCGCCAGACTGTTGGAGCCCGAGCCACCTCCAGTCACCTCGGCCAAAATGGAGCCCGCCACACCTTTCGGCACGGATAACATGGCGGGGGACACCTTCAACTGGTTGCCCACAATCCGGTACTGCACGGTGGTTAAAGGCGCGGCACCGTGGGCCAACCCCACCGATACGCATAGCCACAATAATGACAAAAGACGTGCGCTCATAACACCCCGAGCATGGTTAAAGGTTTATTCATTCCACAATGATCCAACTGCCAGCCACTTTGGAAACGTAAATGGGAATCTTCAACCGATAGCCGGTGGCATGACCGGTAATCGGCGGCAGGTTTTGAATATGAACACGCACCAGATTGGCCGTGTCGTAACTTTTGAATTCAAGCTTGGTGGTATCCAGCGGGTCCCAGGCAAAATCGCCGCTGACTAAGTCCGTATAAAAATTGCGCAGTTTGGTCTCCTCATCCGCCACGGCAGTGCCGTTAGCGGCGGCCACCCGCAAAATTTTCGCATGCAACAGCGTCATCATCGTCGTGTAATCACGCGCCACCAAGGCGGTCTGAACGGATGACACCAACGTGGTGATGGACGTAATATCCGCCGGAGTCAGCGCTACGGACACCCCCGCCCATGGCAGATTGGTGCCCGGAGCGTTGGACAGCGTCATAGGCAAAATAATGGTATTCGGATCGCCATTGGTAAGATAGCGGTATTCAAACCGACTGGCGGATGAATCCACCTGGTGCAAGGACGACACCCCGTTCAATTTGCCGCGCACAAAATACTGCAAATTGGAACCGCAAAAGACGTCCGTGTTTTCCGTAACGATGCCCGACACCCATTCCGCTGTGCGACTCATCTCAAAAAAACGGGTGCGTCCGCCCCCATTCGTGTCGCCGTATTCAAGGCGCAACCGGGCGAGGAGCGACTGTCCGACCAGTTGGTTGGTGTCATCGGTGAACCGGAACTGAAAGTTATTGCTGCCGCGCACCAGAAATGGGTCCAGGATGGCGGTAGAACTCATGCTGTTGGTCCCGGATAATTCCTGCCAGGGGAAACCGTTCACCATGACATCCAGCCGTTGGGTCTGCGACACCAGGAAGAACCAATAGTAATTGCTCTGGCCGTAAACGGCGGCGGCGGAAAATAACAGCCCCACGAAAGCCAGACCGGTTTTCATCCAAGCTTGTTTGATCTTCATTGTCATGCTGCGTAACATAAATTTCCTCTCTCCTGAACCATTTACGGCGTAATACCTTGATAGGCTTTGAGAACTAAATGATCCTTTTGATAAATTGTTGAACCTGAAAGGATGGGGATTTCATGTTCATATTCCAGCCAGCCACCCAAGGCTTTGATGGTAATTTTGCCATTCAAGCCGGGGGACGCGACCTGGACATTGTTCAAGCCCAAATCATCCGGTCCCGGAGCCAATTCGCCGCTCCCGGATAATTTCGATTCCCCGTAAACCGCTGCTTCAAACGCCGCACCCGCCACCGCCTCAACCCCCGCCGCCAAGCCCCCTTCCACCTCGACCGCAACGGTTCCACTGAATTGTCCGCACTCATTGCGGGATACCGTCCCGCGCGCTTTCAACTTGGCAAAGGCTTCAACATAAACCCGAGCGATGAGATAGCGGGTCAGCGGAGGCGGGAAAACAAACCCATAGCCGACCTTCATTTTCACACCCAATAACGGATCGAACTGGGAATTCAAATCAAAAGCCAGACTGACCGTGTTGGCAGTCGGGCATTCCTTCCATTGATGGGCAAAGGTCAACATTCCTGACGGTCCAACCAATTCCGGCGGATCAATCTGGATCGGCGAGGCGCGGAGCGCCGCCACCGCCACCGTCATTGCCACTTGGGCCTCGTGGATTTTATCAAGGAAATCAGTCCCCATGACTTTTATTTCCCGCTTGATATCAGGGTACACAACCACACTTGCCCTTTGGCCCGCTGCTCCAGCGCTGGCATAATGGGTGGTGGGAAGACTGAGCGGCAGATACCACTGGGAAGACGAAGCGGCAGCACCGGGAACATTGTAATATACCGCGCGTCCCCGTTTGGCTTGACCACCGTCCAGCAGCCAATCAGGCCACGCGGCTGGCGGAGTGTAATTGGCCGGATCGTGCAATACTTGGAAACACGTTTCCTGCGGGGCCAAAGCCACAATTTCCAAATAGTTGGTGCCTTGGCGGACAATGGTGTTGGTGCCGTCATTTTTAAATTCGGTGACCACAATGCCGCTCGGTTGAAAGTTAGCGGGATCAGGCTGCGGCGAGGCGGCAAACAAGTCTCTCCCCCCCTCACATACGGCCGCAAAACCGGTTTCATCCGCCACAAACGAGCGCACAGAACTGCCCACTCCGCGCACTATCGCAACCACCGCTGGGTAGATGCCGTTCTGCGGCGATAACAGGAACCGGGTCGGATCAATGAGGATCATGTCACGCGTCCCTGCCAGTAATACCCATCCAGTAGGCGTCACGGTCGCTGAACGTGGCGCGCCACTATCGGAAGGAACGGGAATATTCACCAGATTGGATGGATTTAAGGCATCTGTGATCTCCACCACGCTGAGCATACCCGCGGTACCGCCAGAGACCAAGGCCAGGTTGGCATAACGCGAACCGCCGCCATCCTGCTGCAACAAAACTCCAAACAGAGTCGTCATACGATCCGGCTGATTGGAGAATGCCAAAAAACCCTGGGATGGATCCAACGGTGTTCCGTTGACCGCCAAAGTATGATACCCCGAGCCGGAGTTTGCATCTGCCCCATGCGTCACACCGATAAACCGTCCGTTTAGTCCCATGCCAAAATCGGTGATATGCTGCACCGAATTTTCACCCAGCGTAAATTGCCCCACCAAAGCCGCCTCGGCGACCGTCGCTGGACGCCCACTCATGCGCCGCGGCAATGGCATGATGTCTCCGGTATCCACGTAATCCCCATTCCCATTTTTATCCAACCCCTCTCGTCCATCCACCGGTTGATTGGCCAGCGTGGGCAATCGGTATGCGTACAACAGCAATTGCAGGTCAATCACCCCCACTGAGTCGGCACCGGGCTCGAATTCAAGATACCCCAGCCGGACACCACTCCGCGCTAATTTAACCACCGCCGCAGAAGGTGATTTGGTCAAGTAGGTGGCCACGTAAATAGATGGTTTCGTCGGGTCGGAGACGTTCACGATGGCCAGCCATTGCCCCGTGTCACCCACCAAACCTCCGGCTACTGCTACGAAGTCTGCAGTCGTCTTCGTCATCTGCTCGTTATAGAACGAATAGCGCGGAATATAGACCAGATCGCGCGGGTAACTCGGTAATTGCAAGCGACTCAGGTACGTGCAGGTGTCATTGGTGCGCCGGTAAACCACCAACCAGCCGGTATCCCCCGTGGGACCTTTGCGATCCAGGGCAAAGAGATAATTCGTATCACCGGCCACGCCGCCGCCATTGTTCATGGAAGTCAGACTGCGCGTGCCAAGTTTGCGGGTATGAAATGAGATATTGTAAGTTTCAAAGGTGTACTTGGTTTCCGGTTCTTGATCAAACGGGTTTCCGAGCAAATCGGTGATGCCATTACCGCAGACCATCGAGTAATCCGTATCTTCCGCCAGATTCGGAAACCAAAGTGAGAGTTCTGTCTGATTGCTGTTGAACCGCCCGTTGGGCACGCCGGCATCCGGCGAAAGCGTGATAGAATTGACAAGATCAGCGAGCACACGGTCATGCACCGGCTTGTCAAACCGAATGACAATAGGAGAATGCGGATTGAAATCCACCACGCCATGAGGCGGATCAGAATTTAGCACATACGGGCCATTCGTGGCCACCGAGGCCCCGGGCACGGGTTGCCCTGCCACCCCTACCAGCAACCGGTATCGGGCAAAATTGGCATTTCCACTGGGATCAATGGCATTCACCGCCAGCGTGACGGTAGCCGCCGCGCGTGCGCGGATCGAATACTGCTGGGAAATCGAAAGGCCGGTCACTTGTTCATTGGTTTTGATCAGGGTGACATCGTTTGTGCTGGGATTTCCACCGGCGACCAAAGGCGTCTCTTGGTCAACCGTCACCGTCAGCGTTGGCACATCACGATTATCCGTGGCAAAAGCGGTAAAGGTAATCTCCTGCCCCACCCCCGGCAGATTGGGTTGGTGCGACATGCGCAACACTGGCGGCACCAAGTCCGGCTGGGCTGCTACTTGGCCGCCCCGTTCAAAATAGACCGTGCCGCCCGCTCGATAAACCATGGTTCCCGCAAGCGTCGCCACCCCATTCGCAAGCTGACCAGGGAAAAAAGCGCTGCGTGAGCGCAAGGCAAAACTGTCGTTGGCAATCCATGCGCCATTAATGATAAATGCAAAAAAACCACTCTCATCCGTCACCGCAGTCAACGCTCCCGCTGGCACCCGGCCCAATCCCCCAGTATTGCCAGTACCCGGCGGCACGCCAAACACCGTCGCACTGCGCAACGCCCGACGGGTGGTCTGGTCAAAGGCACCGGATGCCAGACGCTCGGCGGAATACACATACCCCTCCACGGAGATCGTGATGTTTGCATACTTGACAATCGTTGCGGTAATCGCCGTCCCTACACTTGCATAGTCATTGAGCCCTTTTGAACCTGGCTTTTTCCCACTGACTGGGGCCGGTGCCGGCAGTGGTTGCGGCCCCGCTGGGTCCACCGGTTTACCCACCAACCCCTGGTTGCGCAGCCCAGGATACGGCGGAGAGGCGGTCACTAATTTGCCATTGCTGTAATGCATGTGATCCACCATCTGGTACACCACCACGCCATCCACCACCCGTGGAATGGCCAACGCATAGCTGAAATCATCCGGTGAACCATTGACTGGCACGCCTAAATTTTCCTCCGAAATGGTCAGACCCACCTTGGTGGCCGTTTGCAGCGAATCGCCCTCAGAGCGGAAACGGAATCCCGCCAGCAAAGTACCATTGGTAGGCAGTGTGTTTTGCAACAACGTAAGTAATTCCACCATGGGTACTCCATCCAAAGAGAATTTCGTTTTTCCGGGAATGGCGCCTGGCTCAACGATTACTTGCACCGGCATGCCATCGCTCTGCGCTTCCAAGATACCACCGCCGTTATACAATCCCACACTGCCATCCCGGTACAGTTGGCGGCTGGCCGGAATGGTGTTGCGGGTCCCGTTTTGATTGACGATCACCGCACTTAAGTAATCATCCACCGTCGCCTGAAGAAAGTTATCAAAACTACCGTCGGGTTTGGAGAGAACCGTGGCCGTTTGTCCACTGGTTTCATTCACCAGGATCACTGGCGCGTTGGGTTCAGCTATCCCGGCGCCACCAACGATTCGAGTCAGACCATTGGTCGGTTCATAGCAAATTACTTGTGCGACGCGATTCAACGTATCACTGGCAGTGGTGAAAGCAAAGGTATTGGGTCCGACCAACGGTAATCCGCCAGCATCGGCGATGCTTTTGGCAAGTTGGATGGTGTAACGAGTGCTTGCCGCCAATTGGCTTGTCGGCAACAACGTGACCATGGTGTTCCTCAAATTAAGCGTCACACTGGCTGCCTGCGGCTGGCCGTTGGTGTCCACAAGCTGAATACCATTGCCCACCAGTGTGCCCGGATTGATGGGTTTGCTGAAGTGGACGACAATGGGAGTTACCCGTGAAACCGCCTGAGCTTCTGCAGCAGGGGTCACCTCAACCACCCGTGGGCCGGTCGGCACTGACCCCAGGTCCACCTGCACACCCAGCAGGTTGGTCACCACCACATTGGTCCATCCGTTATTGCCGTTAATCAGATCAGTAATCGCGATCTCCACTGCTCCAGTCGGTGCGATCAATTGGTAGGAGCCATCCGCCGCCGAAAACGTCAACCATGGCAGTCCGGTAATTCGCATTAACTGCCCCGACACCGCTTGACCAGAGCTATTGCGAGCCGTTCCAGAAATCAAACCTTGCG
This genomic interval carries:
- a CDS encoding Ig-like domain-containing protein; protein product: MALVNTGTNPIFAPLVLLVSDFQGTTGLLNADGNDDDIPPKPFLDLSSRMTNAVLSPGTQTTPRTLSFGYTANMSPRLVTRMYVNPVETTYALGLTRSLNVAGQPLAGVTVVESGPQAILTNRTDPVFGVVTLGQAQGMHSWKFLADDYLPVWRQQVLTNGMVRTLPNPRLTPRDTNRFAFTSGAVCLASNDAAGVYIQFSPGSFANGVTAALTPLTGQTLPAMLPLGWSPLQAFWFELEDSTSHASVTPSQVGTVSLLTWAKTEPTETVALVRWQEAALQWQVVDIVPGTGTNILVMHCLDGGAYAVVVGDGGAGAPPLPKTGQTLVASTASLPDTTTLKAGGQVVPAVSLASLIPELVTARAEVVVTNPSGTLPSGLLLRCEVGERYQLRDGSLRVLPHYESFIVGYQRPGDATLATLHAAFPLRPVLLFGAEELEQATITVDILPPTPFAGGVLDTNGGQAGAITRVTANAGDISGIQAAQVRDLDQLDFAGLATTGVSIERAFDLSVAGVAPARRLLVQGDSLSTNSYFVAARVIGHSGVYGLEPVERLQSDATGKLSSLEPAVGGKLPGITGAGQYVLAKVSGPQGLISGTARNSSGQAVSGQLMRITGLPWLTFSAADGSYQLIAPTGAVEIAITDLINGNNGWTNVVVTNLLGVQVDLGSVPTGPRVVEVTPAAEAQAVSRVTPIVVHFSKPINPGTLVGNGIQLVDTNGQPQAASVTLNLRNTMVTLLPTSQLAASTRYTIQLAKSIADAGGLPLVGPNTFAFTTASDTLNRVAQVICYEPTNGLTRIVGGAGIAEPNAPVILVNETSGQTATVLSKPDGSFDNFLQATVDDYLSAVIVNQNGTRNTIPASRQLYRDGSVGLYNGGGILEAQSDGMPVQVIVEPGAIPGKTKFSLDGVPMVELLTLLQNTLPTNGTLLAGFRFRSEGDSLQTATKVGLTISEENLGVPVNGSPDDFSYALAIPRVVDGVVVYQMVDHMHYSNGKLVTASPPYPGLRNQGLVGKPVDPAGPQPLPAPAPVSGKKPGSKGLNDYASVGTAITATIVKYANITISVEGYVYSAERLASGAFDQTTRRALRSATVFGVPPGTGNTGGLGRVPAGALTAVTDESGFFAFIINGAWIANDSFALRSRSAFFPGQLANGVATLAGTMVYRAGGTVYFERGGQVAAQPDLVPPVLRMSHQPNLPGVGQEITFTAFATDNRDVPTLTVTVDQETPLVAGGNPSTNDVTLIKTNEQVTGLSISQQYSIRARAAATVTLAVNAIDPSGNANFARYRLLVGVAGQPVPGASVATNGPYVLNSDPPHGVVDFNPHSPIVIRFDKPVHDRVLADLVNSITLSPDAGVPNGRFNSNQTELSLWFPNLAEDTDYSMVCGNGITDLLGNPFDQEPETKYTFETYNISFHTRKLGTRSLTSMNNGGGVAGDTNYLFALDRKGPTGDTGWLVVYRRTNDTCTYLSRLQLPSYPRDLVYIPRYSFYNEQMTKTTADFVAVAGGLVGDTGQWLAIVNVSDPTKPSIYVATYLTKSPSAAVVKLARSGVRLGYLEFEPGADSVGVIDLQLLLYAYRLPTLANQPVDGREGLDKNGNGDYVDTGDIMPLPRRMSGRPATVAEAALVGQFTLGENSVQHITDFGMGLNGRFIGVTHGADANSGSGYHTLAVNGTPLDPSQGFLAFSNQPDRMTTLFGVLLQQDGGGSRYANLALVSGGTAGMLSVVEITDALNPSNLVNIPVPSDSGAPRSATVTPTGWVLLAGTRDMILIDPTRFLLSPQNGIYPAVVAIVRGVGSSVRSFVADETGFAAVCEGGRDLFAASPQPDPANFQPSGIVVTEFKNDGTNTIVRQGTNYLEIVALAPQETCFQVLHDPANYTPPAAWPDWLLDGGQAKRGRAVYYNVPGAAASSSQWYLPLSLPTTHYASAGAAGQRASVVVYPDIKREIKVMGTDFLDKIHEAQVAMTVAVAALRASPIQIDPPELVGPSGMLTFAHQWKECPTANTVSLAFDLNSQFDPLLGVKMKVGYGFVFPPPLTRYLIARVYVEAFAKLKARGTVSRNECGQFSGTVAVEVEGGLAAGVEAVAGAAFEAAVYGESKLSGSGELAPGPDDLGLNNVQVASPGLNGKITIKALGGWLEYEHEIPILSGSTIYQKDHLVLKAYQGITP